A window of the Lepus europaeus isolate LE1 chromosome 5, mLepTim1.pri, whole genome shotgun sequence genome harbors these coding sequences:
- the PPIH gene encoding peptidyl-prolyl cis-trans isomerase H: MAVANSSPVNPVVFFDVSIGGQEVGRMKIELFADVVPKTAENFRQFCTGEFRKDGVPIGYKGSTFHRVIKDFMIQGGDFVNGDGTGVASIYRGPFADENFKLRHSAPGLLSMANSGPSTNGCQFFITCSKCDWLDGKHVVFGKIIDGLLVMRKIENVPTGPNNKPKLPVVISQCGEM; encoded by the exons ATGGCGGTGGCAAATTCAAGCCCTGTCAACCCCGTGGTGTTCTTTGATGTCAGTATTGGCGGCCAG GAAGTTGGCCGCATGAAGATCGAGCTCTTTGCAGATGTTGTGCCCAAGACGGCCGAGAACTTTAG GCAGTTCTGCACTGGAGAATTCAG AAAAGATGGGGTTCCTATTGGATACAAAGGAAGCACCTTCCACAG GGTCATAAAGGATTTCATGATTCAGGGTGGAGACTTTGTTAAT GGAGATGGTACTGGCGTTGCCAGTATTTACCGAGGACCATTTGCCGATGAAAATTTTAAGCTTAGGCACTCAGCTCCAGGTCTGCTTTCTATG GCCAACAGCGGTCCCAGTACAAACGGCTGTCAGTTCTTTATCACCTGCTCGAAGTGCGATTGGCTGGATGGGAAGCACGTAGTATTTG GAAAAATCATTGATGGCCTTCTGGTGATGAGAAAGATTGAG AATGTTCCCACAGGCCCCAACAATAAACCCAAGCTGCCTGTGGTGATCTCACAGTGTGGGGAGATGTAG